The genomic interval TGGCGGCGCCGTCGTGGTGCGCCTGCGCGGCACGGGCATCGATGCCAGGAACGGGCGGACGCTCGGCATGACCCAGACGACGGTGTTCGAAGGCGGGCGCTATATGCGCGTGATCGGCTTCGCCGATGCCGGCCGGGCCGACGCGCTGGCTCGTGCCGAGCGCGTCGCCGCTTCGGTCGCGATGCGCTGAGCCCTCGTGCCGCGATCCCCCGTTCGCTTCGTCCAGACCGAGAACGCTTCCGTGAGCCACCCCCATTCGATCCCCCGGCCGGGCCTTCGGTCACGCGGCCTGATCCTGCTGGCACTTCTCGCTGCCACCACGGGCGCCGCACGGGCGCAGGATCGGGAGGCCTCCGCGAAGAACGAGTGCCGGCGCACGCCCTCGCTCTCCGAGGGACCGGCCCTCGGCTTCGGGCGGATCACCGCGACGGGCCGCACCCCCTTCGTCAGGGACGGGCTCGCGCAGAACGGCTGCCCCGATGCCAGCGCGGAATGCCGCGAGCGGGCCTATCTGGTGACCGGCGACCCCGTGATCCTGGGCGAGCGCCGCGGCGGCTATGTCTGCGCCAGCTACCGCGGCGCGAAGGGCGATTTGGCCCGGACCGGCTGGATCCCGGCCGACGCCGTGGCGGCCGAGCCGCCGGCCCCGGTCGCGCTCGACGACTGGCTCGGCACCTGGACCCAGGCGGAAGGGCGCATTCAGGTGAAGCCGGGGGACAAGCCCGGCGCGCTCGCGATCTCGGGCGAGGCGACCTGGGGCCTCGGCGATCACGAGCGGGTGAAGCGCGGCGGCGTTCATCTCGGCGAGATCTCCGGCACGGTCACGCCCAGGGGCGACGGCGCCAGCTTCGCCATGGGTGAGAAAGAGACCCTGCCGGTCGAGAAGGGCGGCGCGTCCGATTGCAAGGTCTGGCTGCGGCGCCTCGGCCCCTGGCTCGTGGTGGAGGACAACCTCGCCTGCGGCGGCATGAACGTCACCTTCCGCGGCGTCTACCGGCGCGAACCGTGACGGGGTGCAGGCGATGGGACCGGGCATGACGGAGCACGGCCGGGAAACCCTTCGCCGCCTCGGCGCCCGGGCGCGGCGAGACTTCTCGCGCGCGCACATGTCGGACACGACGTGGCGCAAGCGTCTCTGCGCCCTCGACGAAGCTGGCTTCGGCCGGGGGCAGATCATCGTGCAGTTCATCGCTTGTCCCGGGCCGCGGGTCATGACCCGGCCGACGCGGGCCGACCTCTGGCCGCCGCGGCCTTCCGTCGATTCGATCGCGGTCGGCCCGTTCGAGCTGCGCGCCATCGCGTGGCGCGAGCGACCCACCCTCGCCCGATGGCCCAGCCGGGACGGACGCCCCGTACCCACCGTCCCCCAGGACGGGGCGCACGCCCGCGCGGTGCCGGAGGTCCTCGGTCGCCTCCCCCTGGAGGAGACGGAGCAGGGATTGCCCATCCTCGGCTTTAGCGGCCGGTGGAGCGAGACATGATCCGGCGCGCTTTTCTCGTCGCCCTCGCCACCGGTCCAATACTCGCGGCCTGCTCATTCCCGCCGACGACGATGACGCCGGAGGCCGTCGAGGCCTTTCTCGCAACGCCCCTGCCGCCTGGCCGCCGCGACCTGCGGACCTACACCGAGGCGGGTATCGACCGGCTGGTCCTGCTGCGCCTCGACGCGCCGGAGGCGGAAGCCGACGCCTTCGCCGCCCGCCTCATACCGGACGGTCTCGAAGCGGGCGTCGATCCGGGGCTCGGCTTGCTGAGCACGTCGTTCGAGGGCTGGATCGCGACGCCGCCGGAGGGAAGCTTCGGCGGCGAGGCGCCGTACGACGGGCGGCGGTCGGTGAAGGTCGTCGTCGCGCCGGCCGAACCCGGCTGGCGGCGGATCTGGGTCGCGAGCTTCACCCTATGAGCCCCGCATGCCGGCAGCATCGCGTCACCCGAAGCGGAACGTCAGGTGGTGCAGAACGGATCGGCGAGGACTTGACCTTCCGCGGAGAAGCCGGCGCATGATGCTCGCCGTGACCGCCCTCGTGTGGACGCCGGCCCTGCTGTTCGCGCTCGGCTTCGGGCTGGCCCGCCTCACCGGCTGCCGGGTGGACGAGGGAAGCGCGCATCCCTGCCTCGTCGCCGGCATCGATATCGGCGGCCTGCTCTACACCCTGCTGATGATGGGCTGGCTGGTCATCCTGGCCCTGCCCTTCATGCTGCTGACGGGTCTGATCTGGCTCGGCATCGGCCTGCGGGCACTCGCGAGCACGTGGCTGTCGTGAGGCCGTTGCCGCGCCGGTCTTCGCGCGTAATCCGAAGAATCGGCCACCGGTTCGTCGAAAGAATCCGCCACACCCTCACCCCGACCGGCGCGGACGGACACAGCCGGCGCCTGTTCTTCGCCTACAGCTCCCAGAATGAGCCGCCCGAGGTCGATCGCGACATGATCTTCGCCGGCGACAGCGTGTTCAGCGCGGACGACTGCGCGCTCTCCGAAGAACGGGCACCGCTTGCGCCGCCTCGCCCGATCGGAGAAGGACGGCCGCTCGACATTCCCTGCCACTGCGACCGAGGCCTGATCCCGTGAAGAGCGTGAACCTGCTGATCGCCGAGGAACTCGGTGCCCGCGAGGCGCAGGTGGCCGCGGCCGTGGATCTGCTCGACGGCGGCTACACGGTTCCGTTCATCGCCCGCTACCGCAAGGAGGCGACCGACTCGCTGGACGACGCGCAGCTCCGCACCCTCGAGGAGCGGCTGGGCTATCTGCGCGAGCTGCGCGACCGGCGTGCCAGCGTCACCGAGAGCATCCGCGCCCAGGGCAAGCTGACGCCGGAACTCGCCGCCGCCATCGCTGCCGCCGACACCAAGGCGCGGCTGGAAGACATCTACCTGCCGTTCCGGCCCAAACGCCGCAGCAAGGCGCAGACCGCCCGCGAGGCCGGGCTCGCGCCGCTGGCCGAGACCCTGCTCACGCGCCCCGAGACGGTGCCGGAGCGGGCGGCGCAGGGCTTCGTGGACGCCGCCAAGGGCATCGAAACCGCCGAGGCGGCCCTGGAGGGCGCCCGGGCGATCCTGATCGAGCGCTTCGCCGAGGATGCCGACCTGATCGGCCGCCTGCGCGAGGATTTTTGGCGCGGGGGCGAGGCCGTGGCGAAGGTCCGCAAGGGCAAGGAGACGACGGGCCAGAAGTTCTCCGACTATTTCGATTGGCGCGAGCGCCTGGAGCGGATGCCCTCGCACCGGGTGCTGGCGGTGTTCCGCGGCGAGAAGGAGGAGGTGCTCGACCTCGCCTTCGCGGCCGAAGGCGAGGATTCGGCGGCGGGCGTGCCGGGGCTGTTCGAACTCGCCGTCTGCCGCCGGTTCGGCGTGTCCGCGCGCGGCCGTCCGGCGGATGCGTGGCTGCTCGACACCGTTCGCATCGCCTGGCGCACCAAGATCCGCCCCGGCATCAAGGCCGATTTGCGGGCACGCCTGTTCGAGCGGGCGGAGGAGGCGGCGGTGAAGGTGTTCGCCGGCAACCTCAAGGATCTTCTGCTCGCCGCCCCGGCGGGCGGGCGGGCGACGCTCGGGCTCGATCCCGGCTACCGCAACGGCGTGAAGGCGGCGGTGGTCGACCGCACCGGCAAGGTCGTGGCGGTCGAGACCACCTATCCGCACGAGCCGCAGCGGCGCTGGAAGGAGGCGGTGGCCTCGCTCTCCCGTCTCTGCCGCCAGCACGGCGTCGAGTTGATCGCCATCGGCAACGGCACCGCCTCGCGGGAGACCGACCGGCTCGCCACCGAGATCCTGGCCGCCAACCCCGATCTCAAGATGGCCAAGGTCACGGTGTCGGAGGCCGGCGCCTCCGTCTACTCGGCCTCGGCCATCGCCACCCGTGAGTTGCCCGATCTCGACGTGTCGCATCGCGGCGCCGTCTCCATCGCCCGGCGCCTGCAGGACCCGCTGGCGGAACTGGTGAAGATCGACCCGAAATCCATCGGCGTCGGCCAATACCAGCACGACGTCACCGAGCAGAAGCTTTCGCGCTCGCTTCAAGCGGTGGTCGAGGACGCGGTGAACGCGGTCGGTGTCGATGTGAACACCGCCTCCGGCCCGCTCCTGGCCCAGGTCTCGGGCCTCGGCGCGTCGGTGGCGGACAAGATCGTCACCCACCGCGACGCCAACGGCCCGTTCCGGACCCGTGCCGGGCTGAAGAAGGTGCCGGGCCTCGGCGCCAAGACTTTTGAACTCGCGGCGGGCTTCCTGCGCATCCCCGATGGCGAGGACCCGCTCGACCGCTCCGGCGTCCACCCGGAGGCCTATCCGGTGGTGCGACGCATTCTCGAGGCGACGAAGAGCGACATCCGCGTGCTGATCGGCAATGCCGCGGTTCTACGCCCGCTCTCGCCCGCCGCCTTCGCCGACGAACGCTTCGGCGTGCCGACCGTGCGCGACATCATCGCCGAGCTGGAAAAGCCCGGCCGCGACCCGCGCCCGGCCTTCAAGACGGCGAGCTTCCAGGAAGGCGTCGAGACGATCGGCGACCTCAAGCCCGGGATGCAGTTGGAGGGCGTTGTCACCAACGTCGCGGCCTTCGGCGCCTTCGTCGATATCGGCGTGCATCAGGACGGGCTCGTCCACATCTCGGCGATGGCCCGCAAGCGGATCGCCTCGCCCTCCGAGGTTGTGAAGACCGGCGACGTGGTGCGCGTGCTGGTGCTGTCGGTCGATGTACCGCGCAAGCGGATCGCACTGTCGATGCGGCTCGACGACCCCCTCGAGGGCGCGACGCCGCCGCGTGGAAACGCCCCCCGCCCCGATGCGCAGCCCCGGCGCCCGGCGCCCACAGCCCCGCCGCAGGACGGGGCGCTGGCCGAAGCGCTCCGGCGCGCCGGCGTCTCGTCGCCTAAGCGTTCCTGAGCGAAAAGCGTACGATCTGCCCGCGGGCGGGGACCGGCTTCTCGCGGCGGGAGACCTCCGGGACCGTCGCCGACCGGTGAGCCGGCCACCCCAGCACGTCGCCCGCCTCACGGTGGGAATGCGCGTTCCGACAGAGTGGTAGCCCGGCCTGCTTCGTCAGCGCGACGGCGGGCGTATGCCCGGCCGAATTCCAGCTCTTGAACCGGCACAGCACGAGGTAGTCCTGGATCGTGATCAGGTCTGCGTCCACGAGTGCCAGAGCCTCTTCGCGAGTCTCGATGAGATCGGGATTCAAGACCAGCTCCATTGCCAAAAACAAAACCTAGAAGAAATTATTTCACGCAAAATATCAACCCAAGGTAGGAGCCGGGGATCAAACCGGACAGTTTCAGGCACGCGAAAGGCTGCTCATGAGCGAGCTGTCGCCCCGACGGTCCATCGCCGATACAGTCGAGAGCAGTCTCGCCGACTTAACATCGTCTCCTCAAATATTCCTTGAGCAAAAGCAATTCGTCCAGGCAATCAATTGCACGCGCCTCGGCATTTATGCCGCTTGACCCAACATTCTATAGCCTCGTTCGCCCGAACATCATTTGGCATCTGTTGATCGCACTCAGCGTATCCGGCGGCGATGGCATCTCATGACGTGAAACATCGACAAAGATCGGGATGGCCGACGCCGTGCTCATCGCCGAGAGAGGACACTCGGACGCGGTGCAGCCGAGCGGGCAGATCCCCTTGTGCACGCCGCCCCGGAGACCCTCGCGTTCGAGATGGCGTCGCGCGGGTTCGCATCGCCTTGCCGTCCCCAGATTCGCCGTTTTTTTCGGTTTCCTACGCGGCACAAGGTGCGGGCTTGAACCGCCCGATATGCCTCGCCGACTTTCGCTGGCGACGCGGCGGTCGTACGGCGGGCGCATCCGTTGCGTCGGTCCGGCCCGCAACGTTCACCGGTGGAGCCTACCGAACCGTGATCCGCTTCGAGAACGTCACCAAGGTCTATTCCACCTATGGTCGGCGGCGCACCATCCTGGACCGGGTGAACTTCACCCTGAAGCCCGGCATCAGCTACGGCATCATGGGGATCAACGGTGCCGGCAAATCGACCACCATGAAGCTTATCGCCGGCGTCGAGGAGCCGACCCGGGGCCGCATCGTCCGGGGTCTTCGCGTCTCCTGGCCGCTGGGCTTCGCAGGCGGCTTCAACGCCAAGATGACGGGCCGGGACAACGTCATCTTCGTTTCCCGGATCTACGGGGAGGATCCGCGGCGCGTGCTCGAATTCGTCGAGGATTTCTCCGAACTCGGCAGCTACCTGAACATGCCGGTCAACACCTACTCCTCCGGCATGGGCTCGCGGCTCGCCTTCGGGATGAGCATGGCGATTCCCTTCGACACCTACCTCATCGACGAAACGCTCTCGGTGGGCGACGCGCGCTTCCAGAAGCGGTGCGCCGAGGTGTTCAACAAGCGGCGCGAAACCGCGGACGTGATCCTGATTTCCCACAGCATGGAACAGATCCGCGAATATTGCAGTCAGGCGCTGATCCTGATCAACGGGCAGGCGGTGGTCTACGACGATGTCGATGAGGCGATCACCGCCTACCGGCGCCTGAATAGCTGACGGGTCGCCGGGCCGCGGGACGGCATCGGCCACCCATCAAGGTTCGGACACGCTTTCGCCGCGAGGGCGGGCCAGAGACGCTGGCGTGCGATCCGTCGCCGCCCCTGACGCGGCGCGGCTGACCGCGCGAGGCGTGCGAGCACCGAGACCATGAGCACCGAGATCAGCAGTCCGAACAGCGCAGCGGTGACCACCGCCGACCGCTCGACCGCGGTCACGGAATCGCTCAAGCGGTTTGCCCGCATCGCGCGCCAGTCCGACCACAAGAAGGGCATTCGCGCCTATCAGACGCATATCCGGCGCGATCCCTGGATCCCCGCCTTCTTCGTGCTTCTGTTCCTGCTGCCGACGATGGTCACCGCCGGCTATTTCTACCTCGTCGCCTCCGACCGCTACATCACCGAGGCACGCTTCGCCCTGCGCCCGGCGCTCGGCAACGTCGACAAGGTGCAGAGCGAAGAAACGGGCAACAACAGCTCCCTGTCCAAGCAGATGATCGCCCAGGACACGCTGATCACGACGAGCTACATCGCCAGCCGGCAGATGATCGAGACCATGGAGCGGCAGATGCCGCTTCGCGAGATGTTCTCGCGGGACGGCATCGACTTCTTCTCGCGCTTCGACGCCAGCGAGCCGATCGAGCGGTTCATGCTCTACTGGCACAAGCGCGTGACGACCTCGGTCGATTCCAATGGCGGTATCATCAGCCTGAAGGTCGCCGCCTTCGATCCGCAGGAATCCTACACGCTGACTCGCGCGCTTCTGGACGAGAGCGAGCGCATGGTGAACGAACTCAGCCTCAAGGCGCGCAACGCCGCGCTGGCTGAGAGCACCCGCGAACTCAAGAACGCCGAAGAGCGCCTGCTCACCGTCCAGCGTGCCATGCGCGACCTGCGCAACCGCGCCGGCATTCTCGATGCGCAATCGGCCAACAAGAACAACCTCACGGTCATCGCGGAGCTGCGCAAGAAGCGCATCGACCTCTCGGTGCAGCTCAACCAGAGCCTGCGCGACCTCGCGCCGGAGCGGCGTCCGATCCAGGATTTGAAGGCGCAGATCCAAGATCTCGATGACAACATCGAGAAGATCGAGCGGCAGATGACCAGCACCGATCCGGATCAACGACGCCTGCTGTCGGAGGCGATGACGGAATTCGAAGGGCTGGAGAACGAGCGCAAGAACGCGCTGCTCTATCACAACAAGGTGTTGGCCGCGAGCGAGCAGGCCCGCATCGTCGCCAACCGGCAGATCGAGTTCTTCACGCCCGTGGTCAACCCGGTCGTGCCCACATCGGCGATCGAGCCGCGCAAGCACCTGATCACGAGCATCGTCGCGCTGGTGGCCATGGCGGTGTTCGGCTTCAGCGTCCTGATCCGCAAGTATCTCTATAGCTGACGCACCGGTCAGGCGATCTCGCCGGGCGGACGGCGGGTCGGCGGCGAGGCGGTGGGATCGGCTGGCGTACCCGGCTCGGGCGCTAGGGCCGGGTCGGGCACCGGCGAGGGCGTTCCGGTCGCGCGCGGCTCACCCGTGGTTCCGCCGGTCCAGCCCTGCGCCCGCCAGCCCTCGGCGCGCTCGTCGAGATCGACCGCCCCGGCGCGCTGCATCAGGGCGATGACGCGGTCGGCGACCTCCCCGTCCGCCCGCACGGTGACCAGGGTGCCACCGCGCCGGATCCCCTCGGCATAGGTCTCGGCATCGGCGCCGCTCAGCCCCGCGCCGGTCAAGGCGCCGATCAGGCCGCCCGCGGCCGCCCCCACCCCTGCCCCCGACAGGGCGGCGACGAGCCAGCCCGCCGCGATCACCGGACCGGCGCCGGGAATCGCGAGCAGCCCCAGGCTCGCGAGCAGGCCGGCGCCGCCGCCGAGGACGGTGCCGACCGTCGCCCCCGCACCCGCCCCTTCGGCCGCCGAACCCTCGTGCTCGCTTGCCGAGGCATGGCCCGGCGCCGCGGACTCACCCGTGGCGCCACCGGCCAAGGCGCCGGCCGGCCGATCCGCGCCGTTCAGCGAAACGATGCCGATATCCGAGTGCGGCACCCCCTCCGCCTCGATGCGATCGATGACGCGGGCGGCGGCGTCCTGATTGTCGAACAGGGCGGTGACGGCGCGTGTTGCCATGGTCGTTCCTCTCGTCTGATTTGGGGTGGCCAGCCGCTACTCGGCGGCGACGTTGCCCCGGAAATCCATGCCGACGCTCAGCGTGCGGCCCGCATGCTCGGCACGCCCGCGCCAGATGCCCTGCCCGTCGAGTTGCAGATCGGCAACGTCTGCAAAGCCCATCTCGGCGAACCGCGCGCGCACCTGAGCCGCGGTGAAGCTGTTGGCGCCCGGTTCGAGCCGCCCGGCCACCGCCCCGTGCGCCTTCTCCGCAGGTGTCGCGGTGGGTGCCTCCGGCTCCGGCGCGGCACGGACCGCCGTCGATGCCAGCACGGCGAGGAGGAGAAGGAGAGGGGTGCGCATGACTCGAGGCTCGTCCGCAGGAATCCGGCCGTTCGCCGAGCCGGTTGCCTGACCAAGCTCCGGTCCCCGGCCGAGGTTCCGTATCGGGGCGGGCGTTGTCGGGGCCGGCGTTAACGCATCGCTAACCCTGCACCCGGCAAATCCTGCCGGGTGCGGTCCTGCGGGTGGGCCCGCGCGATTCGTCTTCGGGGATTCGGCGCGATGAGCGAGACGGCCAGGGCCGTTCCAGCGGGAACAGGCGGGCTCGGCGGCCTGTCGTCCCTGCGTATGCCGAGCCGGGCGAACTTCCAGGCGCTCTCGAAGCGCTCGGACCTGTTCTTCGCCACGGCGGTGATGGGCATCCTCACGGTGCTGATCTTCCCGCTGCCGGCCTTCCTGCTCGACCTCTTGCTCGCGGTCTCGATCATCCTCTCTGTGCTGATCATGATGACCGGGCTGTTCATCGACAACCCGCTCGAGTTCACGGTCTTCCCGACGCTGCTGCTGGTCGCGACCTTGCTGCGGCTCGCGCTCAACCTCGCCTCGACCCGGCTGATCCTCGGCCACGGCCACGAGGGCACGGCGGCGGCGGGTCACGTCATCGAAGCCTTCGGGCACTTCGTGATGGGCGGCAACTTCGTGATCGGGATCATCGTCTTCGCGATCCTGATCATCGTGAACTTCGTCGTCATCACCAAGGGCTCGGGCCGCATCGCCGAGGTGGCGGCGCGCTTCACCCTCGACGCCATGCCCGGCAAGCAGATGGCCATCGACGCCGACCTCTCGGCCGGGCTGATCGACGAGAAGGTGGCCAAAGCCCGCCGCTCGGCTCTGGAGGAGGAATCCTCGTTCTTCGGCGCCATGGACGGTGCCTCGAAGTTCGTGCGCGGCGACGCGGTGGCCGCACTCCTCATCACCGGCATCAACGTGGTCGGCGGCATCATCATCGGCGTCGCCCAGAACGGACTCGGCTTCGCCGAGGCGGCCAAGACCTACACGCTGCTCACCATCGGCGACGGGCTGGCCTCCCAGGTGCCGGCGCTGATCGTCTCGACCGCGGCCGGCATCCTCGTCTCGAAGGCCGGCGTGAAAGGCTCGGCCGACAAGGCGCTCGGCAAGCAGATGGCGAACTATCCGAAAGCCCTCGGCATGTCGGCGGGCGTCATGATCCTGATCGCGCTCCTGCCCGGCATGCCGATGCTGCCCTTCCTCGCGCTCGGCGGCGCCTCCGGCTACGCGGCGTGGCGCATCGCCAAGACGCAGCGCGAGACCCCGCCCGCGGCGGCGGAGGGCACGCCCGGCGCCGCAGCCCCCGGCGGGGCGCCGGCCGAGGAGACCGTCACCGACCTGCTGAAGCTCGACGACCTAAAACTAGAGATGGGCTACGCGCTCCTCGCCCTCGTCAACGGCGAGGGCCAGGATCGGCTCACCGACCAGATCAAGGCCCTGCGCCGCCAACTCGCGGCGGAGCTCGGAATCGTCATGCCCTCGGTGCGCATCCTCGACAACGTGAGCCTGGAGGCCAACACCTACGTGGTGCGGGTGAAGGAAATCGAGGCCGGCACGGGACAGGTCTTCCCCGGACAGTTCATGGCGATGGACCCGATGGGCGGTCAGGTGCAGCTGCCCGGCCAACACCTGCTGGAGCCGACCTTCGGCCTGCCCGCAACCTGGGTCGATGCCGGCTTACGCGATCAGGCCCAGCTCAAGGGCTACACCGTGGTCGATGCGGCCACCGTGATCTCGACGCACCTGACCGAACTGATCAAGGCCCACGTCTCGGAACTCCTGAACCACGTCGAGGTGCAGAAGCTGCTGCGCGAATTGCCCAAGGAGCACACGGAACTGCTCAAGGAGGTGGTGCCCTCGCAGATCGCCACCACCGGCATCCAGCGCGTGCTGCAGCTGCTGCTGACCGAGCGGGTCTCGGTGCGCGACCTCGGCTCCATCGTCGAGGGCATCGCCGAGGTCGCCGGCCACGTGAAGAACCCGCGCGACATCGTCGAGCATGTCCGCGCCCGCCTCGGCCGCCAGATCTGCGCGCAGTATCAGGGCCCGGACGGGACGCTGCCGATCATCACCCTGTCGCCCGCCTGGGAGCAGGCCTTCCTCGAATCGATCGTCGGCGAGCGCGAGGAGCGCTACCTCGCGATGCAGCCCTCCCGGCTGACGGAGTTCGTCAACACGGTGCGCGACCGCTTCGAGCAGGCGGCGCGCATGGGCGAGATGCCGGTGCTGGTCACCTCGGTCCAGGCCCGGCCGTTCGTCCGCTCGATCATCGAGCGCTTCCGCCGCGAAACCCCGGTGATGAGCCAGGCGGAGATCCATTCCCGCGCGCGGCTACGGACGGTCGGATCGGTGTGATGCGGTTCGATCCGTTCGGATCGAGCCGGAGGCCGTCGTCATCGCCAGAAGGCGACCGGATCACGGCCCTGTCCGGAGAGGTTGCGCGGGAGATCGCTTTTGCCTCGGCTAGCGATGAGGGACCGGGACGAGGAGCGAAACCGTCGACCAGATGTGTGTGCGGCGGCTTCCGCCCGAGACCTTGCGGCTTCACCCCGTCGTCGTGAGGGAAAGCGAAACGATCCGAAGTGAAGCCCTTCCGGTCAGATCTCCCATGGGACGCCCCGGCTCGCCCTGCGGTGACGGCCAGCCGATAACGGTGGTGATGCCGGGGAAGACGCGCCGGATCGTGCGTCGATCCGCAAGACGACGTTGTCCTCCCCTGGGGGGTAAAGCCGGATACTGATCGATGGCCTGCCCAGGTCGAAGGCGGCCGCGAGAACGCAATCCGGCTGGCGCGGACTTTGAGGATCATTAACGATGGACATTTATCAACGCAACGTTGCCCCACGATAAGATTGTTGAACCTGGGGGCGTTCGGGGGTTTGCTGATGTTCCGGTTCGATATCCCGAGAAAGCTCTATGCTCTGGTGGCCCTAGCGGCTTTGAGCCTCGTGGCGATCGGCGCCGTGGCGCTCACCTACCAGTACGAGGCGATGTACGGGCAGCGCGTCAACCGTCTCAGCCTGATGACGGAATCGGCCGTCAACCTGATCGATCACTACCGCCAGAGCGTCGAGAAGGGCGAGATGACGGAGGCCGCGGCCCGGTCCACCGCCTATGCCGCCGTCACGTCGATGCGGCACGGCAAGGACGGCTACTTCTTCGTCTACGACCGCGACGTCGTCGTGGTCGCCCACGCCACGCCGAAGTTCATCGGCCAGAGCTTCCGCGACCTCAAGGACACAACCGGCTACGCCTTCATCGCCGACGTGCTGCCGCGCGCCGTGCGCGATGGGGTGGCCTCGGTCGTCTACACCTGGAAGCGGACGCCCGATGCGGCGGCGACGCCGAAGCTCGGCGTGTTCCGGTTCTACGCCCCCTGGGGGGTCTATATCGGCACCGGCGTCCATATCGACGACCTGAAGGCGACCCTGTGGGAGCAGATCGAGCGCCTCGGGTTCGTGGCGCTGGGCATCCTGCTCGTTCTCGGCGTCGCCTCCTGGGCGATCATCCGCTCGATCGTCCGGCCGATGAGCGCGCTGCAGGCGACGATGGGCCGGCTCGCCGAGGGCCGCACCGACATCGCCCTGCCGGAGGCCAAGCGCAACGACGAGGTCGGGGCGATGGCCCGCGCCGTGGCGGTCTTCCGCGACAACGCCATCGAGCGCGAACAGCTGCAGGGGGCGCAGGAGGCCGATCAGACGCTCAAGATGCAGCGGGCCGAGCGGCTCAACGGCCTGATCCAGGACTTCGAGGGCACGATCACCGGCATCGTCACCACCATCGGCGGCGCCGCCACGCAACTGCAATCGACCGCGCAGGGCCTCGCCGGCACCGCGAACCAGACCGCCAGCCAGTCGACCGCCGTCGCTGCCGCCGCCGAGGAGGCGACCACGAACGTCAACACCGTGGCCGCCGCCGCCGAGGAACTGGGCAGCTCCGTCCAGGAGATCGGCCGGCAGGTGGACGGGTCGGCCGCCCTCTCCCGCACCGCGGTGGACGAGGCGGGGCAGACGGGCAAGCTGGTGCAGGACCTCAGCGAGGCCGCCGCCCGCATCGGCGACGTCGTGGCGATGATCTCCGACATCGCCGGCCAGACCAACCTTCTGGCGCTCAACGCGACGATCGAGGCCGCGCGCGCGGGCGAGGCGGGCCGCGGCTTCGCCGTGGTGGCGGCGGAGGTGAAGGAGCTCGCGAGCCAGACGGCGCGGGCGACCACGGACATCTCGGAGCAGATCGCCCGCATCCAACGCTCGACCGGCACGGCGGTCGGAGCGATCGGCGACATCGCCACCCGCATCCGCGAGATCAGCAGCGTCTCCACCTCGATCGCGGCGGCGGTCGAGGAGCAGAGCGCGGCGACCCAGGAGATCGTCCGCAACGTCGCCCAGGCCGCGACCGGGACGAGCGAGGTGACGCACAACATCTCCGGCGTCGCCCGCGCCTCGGAGCAGACCGGGACGGCCGCCGCCCACGTGCTCGGTGCCGCCACGGAGCTGTCTCAGCAATCCGATCACCTGCGGGCCGAAGTCCGACGCTTTCTGGCCACGGTGCGCGCGGCCTGAGGCCTGAGGCGATCGCCGACAGCCGGAGGCAAAAGAGCCGAGCCCACCTCAAAAGGTCGGCTCGGCTCTGCGATCTGCCCGCGTTGTTCTGTTGGAGAGCCGGCGTCGCCGGGAGGCGGGAAACGGCCCGGCGCTTGAGTCGGATGCCGCTCAGGCGTGTCCCTCGATCGCACGCAGGACGGCGACCATTTGGTCCGCCTGCGAACGGGTGAGCCCTTTGCTGAT from Methylobacterium sp. AMS5 carries:
- a CDS encoding Tex family protein → MKSVNLLIAEELGAREAQVAAAVDLLDGGYTVPFIARYRKEATDSLDDAQLRTLEERLGYLRELRDRRASVTESIRAQGKLTPELAAAIAAADTKARLEDIYLPFRPKRRSKAQTAREAGLAPLAETLLTRPETVPERAAQGFVDAAKGIETAEAALEGARAILIERFAEDADLIGRLREDFWRGGEAVAKVRKGKETTGQKFSDYFDWRERLERMPSHRVLAVFRGEKEEVLDLAFAAEGEDSAAGVPGLFELAVCRRFGVSARGRPADAWLLDTVRIAWRTKIRPGIKADLRARLFERAEEAAVKVFAGNLKDLLLAAPAGGRATLGLDPGYRNGVKAAVVDRTGKVVAVETTYPHEPQRRWKEAVASLSRLCRQHGVELIAIGNGTASRETDRLATEILAANPDLKMAKVTVSEAGASVYSASAIATRELPDLDVSHRGAVSIARRLQDPLAELVKIDPKSIGVGQYQHDVTEQKLSRSLQAVVEDAVNAVGVDVNTASGPLLAQVSGLGASVADKIVTHRDANGPFRTRAGLKKVPGLGAKTFELAAGFLRIPDGEDPLDRSGVHPEAYPVVRRILEATKSDIRVLIGNAAVLRPLSPAAFADERFGVPTVRDIIAELEKPGRDPRPAFKTASFQEGVETIGDLKPGMQLEGVVTNVAAFGAFVDIGVHQDGLVHISAMARKRIASPSEVVKTGDVVRVLVLSVDVPRKRIALSMRLDDPLEGATPPRGNAPRPDAQPRRPAPTAPPQDGALAEALRRAGVSSPKRS
- a CDS encoding methyl-accepting chemotaxis protein, producing the protein MFRFDIPRKLYALVALAALSLVAIGAVALTYQYEAMYGQRVNRLSLMTESAVNLIDHYRQSVEKGEMTEAAARSTAYAAVTSMRHGKDGYFFVYDRDVVVVAHATPKFIGQSFRDLKDTTGYAFIADVLPRAVRDGVASVVYTWKRTPDAAATPKLGVFRFYAPWGVYIGTGVHIDDLKATLWEQIERLGFVALGILLVLGVASWAIIRSIVRPMSALQATMGRLAEGRTDIALPEAKRNDEVGAMARAVAVFRDNAIEREQLQGAQEADQTLKMQRAERLNGLIQDFEGTITGIVTTIGGAATQLQSTAQGLAGTANQTASQSTAVAAAAEEATTNVNTVAAAAEELGSSVQEIGRQVDGSAALSRTAVDEAGQTGKLVQDLSEAAARIGDVVAMISDIAGQTNLLALNATIEAARAGEAGRGFAVVAAEVKELASQTARATTDISEQIARIQRSTGTAVGAIGDIATRIREISSVSTSIAAAVEEQSAATQEIVRNVAQAATGTSEVTHNISGVARASEQTGTAAAHVLGAATELSQQSDHLRAEVRRFLATVRAA
- the flhA gene encoding flagellar biosynthesis protein FlhA yields the protein MSETARAVPAGTGGLGGLSSLRMPSRANFQALSKRSDLFFATAVMGILTVLIFPLPAFLLDLLLAVSIILSVLIMMTGLFIDNPLEFTVFPTLLLVATLLRLALNLASTRLILGHGHEGTAAAGHVIEAFGHFVMGGNFVIGIIVFAILIIVNFVVITKGSGRIAEVAARFTLDAMPGKQMAIDADLSAGLIDEKVAKARRSALEEESSFFGAMDGASKFVRGDAVAALLITGINVVGGIIIGVAQNGLGFAEAAKTYTLLTIGDGLASQVPALIVSTAAGILVSKAGVKGSADKALGKQMANYPKALGMSAGVMILIALLPGMPMLPFLALGGASGYAAWRIAKTQRETPPAAAEGTPGAAAPGGAPAEETVTDLLKLDDLKLEMGYALLALVNGEGQDRLTDQIKALRRQLAAELGIVMPSVRILDNVSLEANTYVVRVKEIEAGTGQVFPGQFMAMDPMGGQVQLPGQHLLEPTFGLPATWVDAGLRDQAQLKGYTVVDAATVISTHLTELIKAHVSELLNHVEVQKLLRELPKEHTELLKEVVPSQIATTGIQRVLQLLLTERVSVRDLGSIVEGIAEVAGHVKNPRDIVEHVRARLGRQICAQYQGPDGTLPIITLSPAWEQAFLESIVGEREERYLAMQPSRLTEFVNTVRDRFEQAARMGEMPVLVTSVQARPFVRSIIERFRRETPVMSQAEIHSRARLRTVGSV
- a CDS encoding ABC transporter ATP-binding protein → MIRFENVTKVYSTYGRRRTILDRVNFTLKPGISYGIMGINGAGKSTTMKLIAGVEEPTRGRIVRGLRVSWPLGFAGGFNAKMTGRDNVIFVSRIYGEDPRRVLEFVEDFSELGSYLNMPVNTYSSGMGSRLAFGMSMAIPFDTYLIDETLSVGDARFQKRCAEVFNKRRETADVILISHSMEQIREYCSQALILINGQAVVYDDVDEAITAYRRLNS